Proteins found in one Flavobacterium channae genomic segment:
- the hsdR gene encoding EcoAI/FtnUII family type I restriction enzme subunit R, which translates to MRNESETRAELIDPHLQQQGWAVIPESRIRREYPITKGRLIGSGKRAMPDKADYILQFNNRNVAVLEAKAEGCYYTEGLAQAKDYATRLNLRYAICTNGVKYYMADLQGKEGDITEVPTPEQLWEKLYAVEQKKNQDAFNWEQRFFNVPFETKGGSWELRYYQQNAINKVLKAVANDQKKILITLATGTGKTAVAFQIAWKLFQAKWNINKDGIRSPRILFLADRNILADQAFNAFGAFEDDALKRIKPSEIKKEGKVPTNGSIFFTIFQTFMSGEEPNFGQYPKDFFDFIIVDECHRGGANDESTWRAILEYFEPATQLGLTATPKRDVNGDTYKYFGEPVSVYSLKEGINDGYLTPFRVKQIQTNIDEYQFTSDDDVISGMVEEGREYTESDFNRIITIKAREEYRVKEFLKMINQNHKTLVFCATQDHALAVRDLINQHCESKNPNYCQRVTANDGEIGEKHLRDFQDNEKSIPTILTTSQKLSTGVDAPEIRNIVLMRPVNSMIEFKQIVGRGTRYFEGKDYFTIYDFVKAYKHFNDPAWDGEPLEPEPKEPRGPLKECSVCGQKPCICPKPDKEPCEMCGYIDCRCDNQKEIIEVVLSDGKVRQLQSMTTTTFWSPEGKPITATEFLKTLYGSIPDLFNSEEDLKTQWSVPATRKSLLERLSEKGFTKEQLSEFQKILHAENSDIYDVLSYVAYQSEILEREQRAAKMREHFKELNANHQEFLEFVLNQYILNGVYELDDEKLGTFLQLKYKTIADAKPILGDLKTIRNNFIEYQKYLYV; encoded by the coding sequence ATGAGAAACGAATCCGAAACCCGTGCCGAATTAATTGACCCACACTTGCAACAACAAGGTTGGGCGGTTATTCCTGAAAGTAGAATTCGCAGGGAATATCCCATTACAAAAGGTCGCCTTATTGGAAGTGGCAAACGTGCCATGCCAGATAAAGCCGATTACATTCTGCAATTCAACAATCGTAATGTAGCTGTTTTAGAAGCAAAAGCAGAAGGCTGCTACTATACTGAAGGTTTGGCACAAGCTAAAGATTACGCTACTCGTTTAAATTTGAGATATGCCATTTGTACTAATGGTGTAAAATATTACATGGCAGACCTTCAAGGAAAGGAAGGAGACATTACAGAAGTACCTACACCAGAACAATTATGGGAAAAGTTGTATGCAGTAGAACAAAAGAAAAACCAAGATGCCTTTAATTGGGAACAACGCTTTTTCAATGTACCCTTCGAAACCAAAGGAGGAAGTTGGGAACTACGATATTACCAACAAAATGCCATCAATAAAGTATTAAAAGCGGTCGCAAACGACCAAAAGAAAATACTAATCACATTAGCAACAGGTACAGGAAAAACCGCCGTAGCCTTTCAAATTGCATGGAAATTATTCCAAGCCAAATGGAACATCAACAAAGATGGAATCCGTAGCCCAAGAATTTTATTCCTTGCCGATAGAAACATTTTAGCCGACCAAGCCTTTAATGCTTTTGGTGCTTTTGAAGATGATGCATTAAAGAGAATTAAACCATCAGAGATAAAAAAAGAAGGAAAAGTTCCCACAAACGGAAGTATCTTTTTTACCATTTTCCAAACCTTCATGTCAGGAGAAGAACCAAATTTCGGTCAATATCCTAAAGACTTCTTCGACTTTATTATTGTAGACGAATGTCACCGTGGTGGTGCCAATGACGAAAGTACCTGGAGAGCTATTTTAGAATATTTTGAACCCGCAACCCAATTAGGGTTAACAGCTACACCAAAACGTGATGTAAACGGCGATACCTATAAATACTTTGGCGAACCAGTTTCTGTGTATTCATTAAAAGAAGGAATCAACGATGGGTACTTAACACCATTCCGAGTAAAACAAATTCAAACCAATATCGATGAATACCAATTCACTTCAGATGATGATGTAATATCGGGAATGGTCGAAGAAGGAAGAGAATATACAGAAAGCGATTTCAACAGAATCATAACCATAAAAGCCAGAGAAGAATACCGAGTAAAGGAATTTTTGAAAATGATCAATCAAAATCATAAAACCTTAGTTTTCTGTGCTACCCAAGACCATGCTTTAGCGGTAAGAGATTTAATCAACCAACACTGCGAAAGTAAAAACCCTAATTATTGTCAAAGAGTAACAGCAAACGATGGTGAAATAGGAGAAAAACATTTAAGAGATTTCCAAGACAACGAAAAATCGATACCTACAATCCTTACGACCTCGCAAAAGTTAAGCACAGGTGTAGATGCTCCCGAAATTCGCAATATCGTATTAATGCGACCGGTTAACTCTATGATTGAGTTCAAGCAAATTGTAGGACGAGGAACTCGTTATTTTGAAGGGAAAGATTACTTTACTATTTACGATTTTGTAAAAGCCTACAAACATTTCAATGACCCAGCTTGGGATGGTGAACCACTTGAACCAGAACCAAAAGAACCTCGAGGACCATTAAAAGAATGTTCCGTTTGCGGTCAAAAACCATGCATTTGTCCAAAACCAGATAAAGAACCATGTGAAATGTGCGGCTACATCGATTGCCGTTGCGACAATCAAAAAGAAATAATCGAAGTAGTATTATCAGATGGAAAAGTACGTCAGTTACAATCTATGACAACTACTACTTTTTGGAGTCCAGAGGGTAAACCCATTACAGCAACAGAATTCTTAAAAACACTATACGGTTCAATTCCTGATTTATTCAATTCAGAAGAAGATTTAAAAACACAATGGAGTGTACCAGCAACAAGAAAAAGTTTATTAGAACGACTTTCTGAAAAAGGATTTACAAAAGAGCAACTATCAGAATTTCAAAAAATACTGCATGCAGAAAACAGTGACATATACGATGTATTATCTTATGTAGCTTACCAATCAGAAATTCTGGAAAGAGAACAACGAGCGGCTAAAATGAGAGAACATTTCAAAGAGTTAAATGCCAACCATCAAGAATTTTTAGAATTTGTATTAAACCAATACATACTAAACGGAGTTTACGAACTAGACGATGAAAAATTAGGAACATTCCTCCAATTAAAATACAAAACCATCGCTGATGCCAAACCAATCCTTGGAGATTTAAAAACCATCAGAAATAATTTTATAGAGTATCAAAAGTATTTATATGTTTAA
- a CDS encoding serine hydrolase domain-containing protein, with the protein MKIISKIAIIITLLLGAKGISQTNQELLRQIDSLLTNNNQNNTINGNVLVIQNSEVLYEKSFGFAEPNRKIKLNKESKFLIGSIYKEFPAVAIMQLSEKGLINVEDNIDKYIPGLPSWSKDISIKYLLQYSAGLPDIQTKKYPQDKIITTKDIFNDLLNIPNLIYKPGTDYLYTNYSPLLLMKIVENVSGKTFNEYSKIFLFNSENINIKTQYPYIEKDNLAVSFNNEFVPDNFKLEIPFLFVSNSYGLYDWFKRIDENSLISEKSKLFLGKTANILSDKSMQSPFGKLYTTKQITSREISVTEHTHDGSFGNFKCIARRFNLENITIIILTNQNTNNVYEISEAIYNLVIKKTK; encoded by the coding sequence ATGAAAATAATATCTAAAATCGCAATCATAATTACTTTACTTTTGGGCGCAAAAGGAATAAGCCAAACGAATCAAGAATTACTTAGGCAAATTGATTCGTTATTAACGAATAATAACCAAAATAACACCATAAATGGTAATGTATTAGTTATTCAAAATAGTGAAGTTTTATATGAAAAATCATTTGGTTTTGCGGAACCAAATCGAAAAATAAAATTGAATAAAGAATCTAAATTTTTAATCGGTTCAATTTACAAAGAGTTTCCAGCTGTAGCAATAATGCAATTAAGCGAAAAAGGGTTAATCAACGTAGAAGACAATATCGACAAATATATTCCTGGATTGCCTTCGTGGTCTAAAGATATATCAATAAAATATTTACTGCAATATTCAGCTGGGCTACCAGATATTCAAACCAAAAAATATCCACAAGATAAAATTATCACCACTAAAGATATTTTTAATGATCTTTTAAATATTCCAAACTTAATTTATAAACCTGGAACTGATTATTTGTACACCAATTATAGTCCCCTTTTACTAATGAAAATTGTTGAAAATGTAAGTGGCAAAACATTTAATGAATACTCGAAAATTTTCCTTTTTAACTCCGAAAATATTAACATAAAAACACAATATCCATATATAGAAAAGGACAATTTAGCAGTATCATTTAATAATGAATTTGTTCCTGACAATTTTAAATTAGAAATTCCATTTTTGTTTGTTAGTAATTCTTATGGTTTGTACGATTGGTTTAAGAGAATTGATGAAAATTCTTTAATAAGTGAAAAATCAAAATTATTTCTCGGTAAAACTGCAAATATTTTATCCGATAAATCCATGCAAAGTCCTTTTGGAAAACTATATACTACAAAACAAATAACATCTAGAGAAATTTCAGTTACAGAACATACTCACGATGGAAGTTTTGGAAATTTTAAATGTATTGCAAGAAGGTTTAATTTGGAAAATATTACTATAATAATCTTGACTAATCAGAATACGAATAATGTTTACGAAATATCAGAGGCAATTTACAATTTAGTAATTAAAAAGACAAAATAA
- a CDS encoding TCR/Tet family MFS transporter, translating to MKSNHKSTLIFVLIVVVIDTAGFGLIFPVLPQLLINLLHSDISTVAKYGGWLSFAYAIMQFVFAPVLGNLSDQYGRRPVLLSSLFGFSIDCIFLAFAPSILWLFVGRTIAGITGASYSVASACVADISTDDNRTKNFGLINAGFGLGFIIGPIIGGTLGQFGTHTPFIVAAILSFINFIFGYYFFPESLKANNRRKFDWKRANPFGSLKHLQKFPLIKTLVLSMIFVSIANHSMESVWAFFTIEKFKWSTSLVGYSLAFIGILSIIVQLWLVSILAKKLGDKRMAVLGFVLMMTGFFLFAFTPWQWLLFTALLLFIVGGIQGTAVQSIMSSAMPDNEQGELQGALGSLMGLTTLIAPPLMTSSFSYFTGKQSEIYFPGIPFLIASILTLISLILFLKSFKKSNRLIKSVDK from the coding sequence ATGAAATCAAATCATAAATCAACACTCATATTTGTATTAATAGTTGTCGTAATTGACACCGCAGGTTTTGGACTAATTTTTCCAGTTCTACCACAACTACTAATTAATCTACTTCATTCAGACATCAGCACAGTCGCCAAATACGGAGGCTGGCTCTCATTTGCTTATGCAATTATGCAATTTGTTTTTGCACCAGTTTTAGGGAATTTAAGCGACCAATATGGCAGGCGACCAGTACTTTTAAGCTCATTGTTTGGGTTTAGCATCGACTGCATTTTTCTTGCTTTTGCACCAAGTATTTTGTGGCTTTTTGTTGGGCGGACAATTGCAGGTATAACAGGAGCAAGCTATTCCGTTGCATCTGCTTGTGTTGCCGACATTAGCACAGACGATAATAGAACTAAAAATTTCGGACTTATAAACGCAGGCTTTGGTTTGGGGTTTATAATTGGACCCATAATTGGCGGAACATTGGGACAATTCGGAACTCATACACCCTTTATTGTTGCTGCTATTTTAAGTTTTATCAATTTTATTTTCGGCTATTACTTTTTCCCGGAATCGTTAAAAGCAAATAACCGCAGGAAATTTGACTGGAAAAGAGCTAATCCATTTGGTTCCCTCAAACACTTACAGAAATTCCCATTGATAAAAACTTTAGTGCTATCAATGATTTTTGTTTCCATCGCTAATCACAGTATGGAAAGTGTTTGGGCATTTTTCACCATTGAAAAATTTAAGTGGAGCACCTCTCTTGTTGGCTACTCATTAGCATTTATAGGCATTCTATCAATTATCGTTCAGTTATGGTTAGTCAGTATTTTGGCAAAAAAATTGGGCGACAAACGAATGGCAGTATTAGGATTTGTACTTATGATGACGGGCTTTTTTCTGTTTGCTTTTACACCGTGGCAATGGTTGCTCTTTACCGCTTTATTACTTTTCATAGTTGGTGGAATTCAAGGCACAGCCGTTCAAAGTATTATGTCTTCTGCAATGCCCGACAACGAACAAGGTGAACTTCAAGGTGCTTTAGGCAGTTTAATGGGCTTGACAACTCTGATTGCACCACCGTTAATGACAAGCAGTTTTTCTTACTTTACGGGAAAACAATCCGAGATTTATTTTCCAGGAATTCCTTTTTTAATTGCTTCAATATTGACATTAATTAGTTTAATTTTGTTTCTTAAAAGTTTTAAAAAATCAAATAGACTGATAAAATCGGTGGACAAGTAA
- a CDS encoding IS3 family transposase (programmed frameshift): protein MKTPKKKTAENFIKDIRRNTRRIFSSEQKIQIVMEALRAEMSVAELCRKYSINESQFYKWNKEFLEAGKKRLAGDVTREATSDEVSELKKENQSLKVMIADLVLRLRYCKKKLGHAGLTEKFKKYMRLTVSEKQEIIHMVTRSEIGVNRTLREIGINKSTFYNWYHAYSENGVEGLLPTKRAANRQWNSIPQEQKNLVVKLALDYPDLSSRELAYKITDEQQIFLSESSVYRILKSRGLITAPAHIFLSAGNEFTDKTGFVHQMWQTDFTYFKILGWGWYYLSTVLDDYSRYIVHWELCSSMKADDVKRTVDTAIKKAKLVTKQKPKLLSDNGSCYIASELKTYLKDNYQMQQVHGRPNHPQTQGKIERYHRTMKNVVKLDNYFAPEELEAALEKFVYRYNNERYHESLNNLTPADVYFGRGEMILKERERLKKMAIIGRRNEYQKLKLTTNQKKHLSLNY from the exons ATGAAAACACCCAAGAAAAAAACAGCAGAGAATTTCATCAAAGACATTCGTAGAAACACACGAAGAATCTTTAGTTCTGAACAAAAAATTCAGATTGTTATGGAAGCTTTACGAGCAGAAATGTCAGTTGCAGAATTGTGTCGTAAGTATTCCATTAATGAATCTCAGTTTTATAAGTGGAACAAAGAATTTTTGGAAGCAGGTAAAAAGCGTTTAGCAGGCGATGTAACAAGAGAAGCTACGAGTGATGAAGTATCAGAGCTCAAGAAAGAAAATCAGTCTTTAAAAGTAATGATTGCCGATTTAGTTTTACGCT TACGATATTGTAAAAAAAAGCTTGGACATGCTGGATTAACTGAAAAGTTTAAGAAATATATGCGACTTACAGTATCCGAAAAACAAGAAATCATTCACATGGTTACTCGTTCAGAAATTGGCGTAAATCGAACACTTCGGGAGATTGGAATCAATAAAAGTACGTTTTACAATTGGTATCATGCTTACAGCGAAAATGGTGTTGAAGGATTGCTTCCAACCAAAAGAGCAGCAAACAGGCAATGGAATAGCATTCCACAAGAGCAGAAGAATTTGGTTGTAAAATTAGCTTTAGATTATCCTGATTTGTCTTCTCGAGAATTAGCCTATAAAATCACTGATGAACAACAGATATTCCTATCAGAATCAAGTGTTTATCGGATTTTAAAGTCAAGAGGTTTAATTACAGCTCCAGCTCATATTTTTCTGAGTGCAGGTAATGAATTTACAGACAAAACAGGCTTTGTTCATCAAATGTGGCAAACGGATTTTACCTATTTTAAAATATTGGGTTGGGGTTGGTATTACTTGAGTACGGTTTTAGATGATTACAGCCGATACATTGTGCATTGGGAACTTTGCTCAAGCATGAAAGCCGATGATGTAAAAAGAACTGTGGATACTGCCATTAAAAAAGCAAAATTGGTAACTAAACAAAAACCAAAACTCTTGTCAGACAATGGTTCGTGCTATATTGCAAGCGAATTAAAAACGTATTTAAAAGACAATTATCAAATGCAACAAGTACATGGCAGACCCAATCATCCACAAACACAAGGAAAAATTGAACGCTATCACAGAACTATGAAAAACGTGGTAAAACTTGATAATTACTTTGCTCCCGAAGAATTAGAAGCTGCTTTAGAAAAGTTTGTTTATCGCTATAACAATGAACGCTATCATGAATCATTAAACAACTTAACCCCAGCAGATGTCTATTTTGGAAGAGGTGAAATGATTTTAAAAGAACGTGAACGATTAAAGAAAATGGCTATTATTGGCCGAAGAAATGAGTACCAAAAATTAAAATTAACAACAAATCAAAAAAAACATTTATCTTTGAATTATTAA
- a CDS encoding helix-turn-helix domain-containing protein, whose translation MENPFELIMERLDRIEKAISNLKTENSIVAESKPMNLKEVVAYMGTSTSAIYKLTSTAEIPHYKLGKKLFFKKEEIDEWIYANKVKTRQDIENEANEYIARKRNPFR comes from the coding sequence ATGGAAAATCCTTTTGAGTTAATAATGGAAAGATTAGATAGAATTGAAAAAGCAATATCCAATCTAAAAACAGAAAATAGTATTGTTGCAGAATCCAAACCAATGAATTTAAAAGAAGTAGTTGCCTATATGGGTACTTCTACATCTGCAATTTATAAGTTAACATCAACTGCAGAAATCCCACATTACAAATTAGGTAAAAAGCTATTTTTTAAAAAAGAAGAAATAGATGAATGGATATACGCAAATAAAGTCAAAACAAGACAAGACATAGAAAATGAAGCCAATGAATACATTGCTCGAAAAAGAAATCCGTTCAGATAA
- a CDS encoding thermonuclease family protein has protein sequence MQYNAKAPYLVETHWQIDEVLDGDSIIISNLFTRLRKEIRLYGLDAPEVKYNRKMKEDEQKTRLAAQFLIQLGLEALHYVLKVAPPKTIVTIITEQDNFYDYWNRQLGYVILPGGECLNDLLLINGFAKATDEYYCGRLAEFQKMNRKAQLKKRGIYKHVKKF, from the coding sequence ATGCAATACAACGCAAAAGCACCCTATTTGGTGGAAACCCATTGGCAAATAGATGAAGTCTTAGATGGAGACAGCATAATCATTAGCAACCTTTTCACTCGTTTGCGAAAAGAGATACGACTTTATGGTTTAGATGCACCAGAAGTAAAGTACAATAGAAAGATGAAAGAGGACGAACAGAAAACACGTTTAGCAGCCCAATTTTTAATCCAATTAGGATTGGAAGCCTTGCATTATGTTTTGAAGGTAGCACCGCCTAAAACGATTGTAACGATAATTACAGAACAGGATAACTTTTACGATTATTGGAACCGACAATTAGGATATGTAATCTTGCCAGGAGGGGAGTGCTTGAATGATTTGCTTTTGATCAATGGATTTGCAAAAGCAACAGACGAGTATTATTGTGGACGATTAGCAGAATTTCAAAAAATGAATCGCAAAGCACAACTTAAAAAACGAGGTATTTACAAGCATGTAAAAAAGTTCTGA
- a CDS encoding DUF5675 family protein, translating to METKIIRVAQGKQSTLSQLYINGVFQCYLLEDKIRTEKIKEHTAIPTGSYSLQLNTWGAKNVNYKKAFGKVHQGMIEITGLPNFSYVYIHTGNTIEDTAGCPLCGFGFQLIQGDYRVTQSVMAYQMIYPKLVALAKNKANKISIENNFQF from the coding sequence ATGGAAACAAAAATCATTCGCGTAGCACAGGGCAAACAAAGTACATTAAGCCAATTATATATCAACGGAGTATTTCAATGCTATTTACTTGAGGATAAAATACGAACAGAAAAAATCAAGGAACATACTGCCATACCTACTGGATCCTATTCATTGCAGCTTAATACTTGGGGTGCAAAAAATGTCAACTACAAAAAAGCATTTGGAAAAGTTCACCAAGGTATGATTGAAATTACAGGTTTACCAAATTTCAGTTATGTGTATATCCATACAGGAAATACGATTGAAGATACCGCAGGATGTCCGCTTTGTGGATTTGGGTTCCAACTTATCCAGGGCGATTACCGAGTTACGCAAAGTGTTATGGCTTACCAAATGATTTATCCTAAGCTAGTTGCATTAGCAAAGAACAAAGCAAACAAGATTAGTATCGAAAACAATTTCCAATTTTAA
- a CDS encoding Fic family protein, which produces MENNIPIHLQEIIFATSDTALNRQLSKLEKEGQIKKIAPRIYTSNFNESKEVIIRRNIFTILGKLYPGAVLSHRSALEFKPTAANQIFVTYTYTKKIELPGITIRFMEGSPAIEGDNPFAGELFVAQQERAFLENMQTSRQVGPTSKTLTLPEIENKLEQIVQVKGEEGLNQFRDKAREIAEKLEMQSEFEKLNKLISALLTTKPSKILTSPIAVARALGNPYDKHRIELFEKLFIELQQQPYKDRKDINTETNAFRNFAFFEAYFSNYIEGTIFEIEEAKSIIQTETPIPNRDEDSHDILGTYKLVSNQKEMATTPSNPEELLNILQYRHQILLAARTSKKPGQFKDKNNRAGETHFVDHTLVRGTLIKGFDYYQALQEPFAKAAYIMFMISEIHPFLDGNGRIARVMMNAELVKANQTRIIIPTVYRDDYLGALRRLTRNDDPAVYIRMLQRAQEFSATLVASEMEVLENHLTQSNAFKEHDEAKLKIITL; this is translated from the coding sequence ATGGAAAATAATATCCCAATCCACTTACAAGAAATCATTTTTGCAACAAGCGATACTGCTTTAAATAGGCAATTAAGTAAATTGGAAAAAGAAGGGCAAATTAAAAAAATTGCGCCACGTATCTATACCTCAAACTTCAACGAATCAAAAGAAGTAATAATTAGAAGAAACATCTTTACCATTTTGGGTAAGTTGTATCCAGGAGCGGTGTTAAGTCATCGTTCTGCTTTAGAATTTAAACCAACAGCGGCGAATCAAATTTTTGTTACCTATACCTATACCAAAAAAATTGAACTTCCTGGAATCACAATTCGTTTTATGGAAGGAAGCCCTGCAATTGAAGGAGATAACCCATTCGCTGGCGAATTATTTGTAGCGCAACAAGAAAGAGCTTTTCTAGAAAACATGCAAACGTCTCGACAAGTAGGACCAACTTCCAAAACGCTTACACTACCCGAAATCGAAAACAAACTTGAGCAAATCGTTCAAGTAAAAGGAGAAGAAGGGCTAAATCAATTCAGAGACAAAGCCAGAGAAATAGCAGAAAAACTGGAAATGCAATCGGAGTTTGAAAAACTAAACAAACTAATAAGTGCTTTACTTACAACAAAACCTTCAAAAATACTTACTTCACCAATTGCTGTAGCAAGAGCATTAGGAAATCCATATGACAAACACAGAATAGAGTTGTTTGAAAAATTATTCATAGAATTACAGCAACAACCCTATAAAGACCGAAAAGATATAAATACAGAAACAAATGCGTTTAGAAACTTTGCTTTCTTTGAAGCGTATTTTTCAAACTACATCGAAGGTACTATTTTTGAAATAGAAGAAGCCAAAAGTATCATTCAAACAGAAACACCAATTCCAAATCGTGATGAAGATTCACACGACATTTTAGGAACCTACAAATTAGTAAGCAATCAAAAGGAAATGGCTACAACGCCATCAAATCCAGAGGAATTGTTGAATATTTTACAGTACAGACATCAAATACTTTTAGCAGCCAGAACCTCAAAAAAGCCCGGTCAATTCAAAGATAAAAACAACCGTGCGGGAGAAACACATTTTGTTGACCATACCTTAGTAAGAGGAACTTTAATAAAGGGTTTTGATTATTATCAAGCATTACAAGAACCATTTGCCAAAGCAGCTTACATCATGTTTATGATAAGCGAAATTCACCCATTCTTAGATGGAAACGGTAGAATAGCAAGAGTAATGATGAATGCCGAATTAGTGAAAGCAAACCAAACAAGAATCATAATTCCAACAGTCTACCGCGATGATTATTTGGGAGCATTAAGAAGACTAACAAGAAACGATGATCCAGCAGTGTATATCAGAATGTTACAAAGAGCACAAGAATTCAGCGCAACACTAGTAGCTAGTGAAATGGAAGTATTAGAAAATCACCTAACCCAAAGCAACGCCTTCAAAGAACACGACGAAGCTAAACTAAAAATTATAACATTGTAA
- a CDS encoding DUF6943 family protein codes for MDTIFIKTHQPGAHYAKPHFFVLSKGLNSGKPQNEPFTNSFVLVFQTEAQKEDIFWIAMSLWKSKFWMPFLRGSVILFLSLYEFKKEFNPKATRLMREHELHHKNIQALKLLQEQEAHHAKNIHLINEIRNAILLRYRNK; via the coding sequence ATGGACACTATTTTTATTAAAACCCACCAACCTGGGGCGCACTATGCCAAACCGCACTTTTTCGTATTATCAAAAGGACTGAATAGCGGAAAACCTCAAAACGAACCCTTTACAAACAGCTTTGTACTTGTATTTCAAACCGAAGCTCAAAAAGAGGACATCTTTTGGATAGCCATGAGCCTATGGAAATCCAAATTCTGGATGCCTTTTCTTCGCGGTTCGGTTATTCTGTTCTTATCTCTCTATGAATTCAAAAAAGAGTTCAATCCAAAAGCAACCCGATTAATGCGTGAACACGAGCTGCACCATAAAAACATACAAGCACTCAAGCTGCTGCAAGAACAAGAAGCACACCACGCAAAAAACATCCACTTAATCAACGAAATCCGTAACGCCATCTTACTCCGTTACAGAAACAAATAA